The segment AACGCTGAGGCCGCCGGGACCCGAGCCGCTGCCCGAGTCGCCGTCACCTCCGCCGCCGCATCCGGCGAGCGTGAGCACGCCCGCCGCCAGCGCCGCCATGACTATTCTCCCGCTGCTACGCATCCGCGGTCTCCTTGTCCTTCGAGGGGATCTCGACGACGTGGTCGTCGTGCCAGCTGAGGCGGACCCGCTGGGCTCGAGCTGCGAGCGGGGCGCCGTTGTGGACGTTCTGCGAGACGACGACGACCCGGCTGCCGGCGTCGAGATCGACGACATACCTGGTCACCGGGCCTGCGTAGATCACTTCGGCCACGGTGCCGGGCGTTCCGCCCCCGGCTTCGCCGTCGGCCGTCAGGAGGATCTTTTCCGGACGTACGGAGAAGGCGCCCTCGCGCGAGAACAGCGCCTTCGCGGTGTCGCCGGTGAACACGTTGGAGGTGCCGACGAAACCGGCGACGAACGAGCTGTGCGGCTTCTCGTACACCTCCTCGGGCGTACCGATCTGGGCGATCCGGCCGTGCTCGAAGACCGCGACGCGGTCGCTCATGGTGAGCGCCTCGTCCTGGTCGTGCGTGACGAAGACGAACGTGATGCCCACCTCGCGCTGGATCGCCTTGAGCTCCACCTGCATCTGCTCGCGCAGTTTCAGGTCGAGCGCGCCGAGCGGCTCGTCGAGCAGCAGCACCTTGGGCTGGTTGACCAGGGCGCGGGCCAGCGCGACCCGCTGCCGCTGCCCGCCGGACATGGCGGCCGGCTTGCGGTCGCCGAAGCCCTCGAGGCGGACCTTGGCCAGGGCCTCCTCGGCCCGGGTCCGGCGCTCGCGTTTGGCGACCTTGCGGACCTTCAGTCCGTACTCCACGTTCTCCATCACGGTCAGGTGCGGGAACAGCGCGTAGTCCTGGAAGACCGTGTTCACGTCGCGCTCGAACGGGGCCAGGCGGGTCACGTCGCGCCCACCGAGCTCAACCGTCCCGGCGGTGGGCAGCTCGAAGCCGGCGATCATCCGCAGGACGGTGGTCTTGCCGGAGCCGGAGGGCCCGAGCATCGAGAAGAACTCGCCGTCGGCGATCGCCAGGTCGATGCCGGCCACCGCCTCGACGCTGCCGAACGTTTTGCGCAGGCCGGTGAGCCGGATGGCCGGGGTAGAAGTGTCGGTCACGGGCGTCCTCCGGCTCGATTTTCGGAAAACGTATGGCGTTAGACTTTAAAGGTCAAGGCCGCCCGGTAACCGCTCGGTAAACAGCCGTGAGGAAGAATCTTGGTCATGGGGACGGACCGAGGCAGCGTGGTTTTCACACCACTCGACCCGCACAGCCGAGCCGAGACCGTGGTGCGGCGGCTCACCGACGCGATCACGTTCGGGTTGCTCACCGACGCCGAGCAACTCCCCAGCGAGGCCGACCTGGCCGCGCAGTTCGGCGTCTCCCGGGTCACCGTGCGGGAAGCCCTGGTCGCCCTGCGGCACCGCAACCTGCTGGAGACCCGGCGTGGCCGCGGTGGCGGCAGCTTTGTCCGGGCGCCCGCCGACACGGTGCTGCGGACCCGGCTGAGCGAGCTCAGCCTGCCGAACCTGCAGGACACCGGGGACCACTACGTGGCGATCGCGGGGGCCGCGGCCCGGCTCGCCGCGCAACGCGCCACCCCCGACGACGTGCAGCGCATCGAGGAGGAGACCACCGACCGGGGCTGGCCGGTGCACCGGGTCGAGCGTGCTTTTCACCTGGAGGTCGCGGCGGTCGCACAGTCCGCCCGGCTGGCCCGTGAGGAAGTACGATTCGGAACGGAGCTGGGCACGTTGCTCTGGTCACCGGTGCTGCACGGCGACGACCCCGGTGATCCGCACGCCGAGCACCGAGCGATCACGGTCGCGATTTCGGAAGGCGACGACGACCGGGCCCGGCGGCTCACCGAAGAACACATTGAGAAGGCCGTCGAGCGACTGATAAACCTGCATCTGACGTTGGTCGAGCCGTGACCACGCCCGTCGTAAGAGCCGAGGTGGGTCCCGTGGGACAAGCGACTACCCGTAGAGCAGCGCCGGCCGGCACCGCCCTGGCCGACCACGTCACCGCCCTCGCGGAGCAGACCTTCACCGTCGCCGACCGGCTGCGCCGGTGCGCCGAGGACCTGTTCGCCGCCGGCGCCGACCTCGCCGCCATGCAACCGCAGGTGATCGCCGCCCTGGGCGGACTGATCACCGGTGCCGGCGTCATCGGTGACCGGTCCGCAGTGGAGTGGTGGATGGACAGCCGGCCCGAGGGGCGGACCCGGCTCGAACTGGACCTCGATCCGCTCAGCGACACCTTCGTCGACGTCACCCGGCAGCAGTGGTTCGCCGTGCCCCGGGCCACCGGCCGGCGTCACGTCACCGGGCCGTATGTGGACTACGTCTGCGCCGAGCAGTACACGCTGACCTTCACCGTGCCGCTCACCGTGGGCGGGGCCTTCGCCGGGATCGCCGGTGCGGACGTCTTCGTCGGCGACCTGGAACGGGCTCTGCGGCCGGCTCTGCGCGCGGTCGGCGCCCCGGTCGCCGTGGTCAACACCCAGGGCCGGGTGGTCGCCGGCAGCACCGCCCACCATCTGACCGGGTCGCTGGTCCGGGAGCCGCACATCCGTGCGGCGCTGCAGGAGCACGTCGCGCGTACGCTGCCGGACGGTGTTGGTCTGGTGCCCTGCCCCCTGCTCCCCTTGGCGGTACTGACCTGGCCGTGACCCCCGGGCGACTGCAACGGACACTGCAACGGCTGGTGCGGGCCTTCCTCGCACGATGGACATCGTCACTGGTGGCTGTCGTCGGGGAGGTGACCGCATGACCGAGCAGCGGCCGTTGTTGATGGCCCGCTTCCTGGGCGGATTCCGGGTGACGGTCGACGATGTCGCGGTGGACACCGGACCGCGCCGGCGGGCCCGCCAGATGCTGGCCTACCTGCTCGCCAACCGCCGGGCGCCGGTGCCGCGCGACGTGCTCGCCGACACCTTCTGGCCGGACGCCGAGCCGGAGGCGGCCCGCAACAACCTGCACGTCACGCTGAGCTACATCCGGCGGGCGCTGCGGGCTGCGCATCCCGGGGTGGCGGTCGAGCGGCGCTTCGAGGCCTACCGGATCGCGGGTACGGCGACGATCTGGACCGATGTCGAACAGTTCGCCCGGCACCGGTCGGACGGCGCGCAGGCCGACCGGCACGGTGACCGGAGTGCGGCGATGCGCGACTACGAAGCCGCCTGCCAGCTCTACGACGGTGACTTCCTCGCCGACGACCCGTACGCGGAATGGGCGGTGCCGGTCCGCGAGGCCGTGCGGCTGGACGTGATCGACGTGCACGCCCGCCTGGTCGAGTGGTACGTCGAGCAGCGCGCCCTCGGCCCGGCGACCATGCTGGCGCGGCGCCTGCTGGAGATCGACCCGTGCAACGAGGCGGCGCACCAGCGGCTCATGTGGTGCTACGCGGCGACCGGGCAGCGGCACCTCGCCCTGTCGCAGTACCACCGGCTCGTCGAGCTGCTGTGGAAGTCCCTGCGCGTGCCGCCGTCGGCGCGGACCACCGAGCTGTTCCGGGAACTGTGCCATCCACGGCCGGAGCGCGGCACCCGGCTTGCGTCCTGATCCGGGCGGCGTACGTTCGGGGCATGTCCACTGTTCATCAGCTGATCGGCGTGGCCGAGCCGGGTGGCCTGCTGTTCGAGTGCGAGTCCTGCGGGCGCCGCCTCGTCATCGACCGCGACACCGGCGAGATGGTGATCGTCGACCACGGCGACCGCGCCGCGCTGCACCGCGGCTCGATCGGTGACATCTCGCTGTCGGTGCCGGAGGTCCACCGGTCCTGACGCGGCGATGGCGGCCGCGTGAGCGCGACCGCCATCGGTGTTGCGGGTCCTTCAGGCGATGCGGACGACCGGTCCCTCGGCGACCGCCGCCACATTGCTGATCTTCTTGAAGTTGCGGTGGGTGAGCACGGTGACCATCTTGTACACCCCGCCGGTGGGCGGCGGCGGGTCGTTGGGCAGCGTGTTCGCCGGGACGTGCACGGTCGCCTTGTAGGCGGTCGACCCGTCCAGCGGCAGCGTCGTGGTGCCGATCAGCTTCTCCGGACCCGGGCCGAGCGACTCGACGTACGTGCTGACCGTCCACTCGCCGCCCATCAGCAGCGCCGCGAGCAGGCCGATGTCCCATTTGGTCCGGATCTCGAACGAGTCGCCGGCCTCCAGAACCTCGGTCGGGTCGCCGTTGTTGTCCACAACCTCGGCGAAGAAGTCACCCGGGCCGAAGAGCCTGTTGGGGAACTGGATCCTTGCCATCACTCCCTTTCCGCGACAGCTCCGTGCTGTCGACCGGGGAAGCATGGACCGGCCGGCTTCCCGGTCCCTTAGCCGCGGATTAGCCGGCCGCGGCAATCGAGTAAGTCGTAGTTCGACGGGCACTGCGGTGGCCCGGATGCGCTGGGCGCGCCGGATGGTGGCGGCGGCCTACCCGGACCGGCCGGCCTCCATCGTCCGCACCCGGGCGGCCGCCTGACGGTAGCGGGCGGCCAGCTCCGGCCGGAGCTCTCCTTGTCCCGTCGCATCACCTGCTGGGCGAGCAGCCGGTCCGCTGCCGTGCGGGCCGCTGCGAACGCCTCCCTGGCCTGGGTCCAATCGCGGTGCTGGTTGGCCCAGCGTCCCCAGTTCAGTTCCGCGCGCAGCGCCGCCTCGGCGCTTCCGGTCAGCCGGCCGGCCCGTCGGTAGGCGGCCGCTGTCTGGTCCGCGTCGTCCGGCCGCCGGTGTCGATCGAACCGGCGGCGCAGCCCGTTGCCCAGGTTGGCGAGCCGGGCCGGCAGGTCCGGTGACCGCGGATCGGTCTCCGCAACCGCCGCGGTGAGCTCGTCGATCGCGGCGTCCAGGTCGGCGTCTGCTGACGTACGGTCGTAGCGGTCGAGCAGCCCGATGCCGAGGTTGCCCCGGATGGCGCTGCGGTCGTCCTTCGCCTCGGCCAGGCTCAGCGCTTCCCGGTACGCGGAGATCGCCTCGTCGAGCGGTGTGATCAGCTCTGTCGCTGCCGCCCACGCGCGCAGCGACCCGCCCAGATTGTTCAGAACCGGGATCCGGGCAGCCTGCTCCACCGTTTTCGCGGCTTCGCGATGCAGTTCCACCGCGCGGCGCAACTCCGCTGGATCGCCCCGGTAGGAGGCCCGCATCCGCAGCGTGGTGGCCAGTTGATCGAGCAGGCCGGGGATGGTCTCGAGCTGGTCGACGGCCTCGTCCAGGTCGGCCAGGTCGCCGTCCCGGACGAACCGGTCCCGCAGCATCAGTGCCTGGTTCTCGATGCGGTCCGCGTCCGGTGCGCTTTGAAGAGCCTGGGCACTCAGGTCGATCGCGCGGTCCAGGTCGTGCGGGCGGCCATGGACGGCGTACCGCTCCGCCAGGCCGGTGCTCAGATTGGCGAGTGCCGTCGGCCGGTCCTCCCGGGCGTTCGCCACGGCCTGCTCGTAGGCGTCGACAGCCCGGTCGAGGTCCTTCGCGTCGCCGGAATGCTGGTACCGGGCTCCGAAGGCGATGCCGAGATTGCCGAAGCGTCGCGACTGCTCGTCCGGGTCGCCGGCGGCCAGGGCAGCCGCCTCGATCAGCACGTCGACGGCCTGGTGAGCGGGCCCGGCGAGCAGGGCGATCCCCAGGTTCGCCAGGGCCGCCGACCGCTGCGCCGGTTCGACGGACGTCTCGACGGCCTCGTCGAGCACGGTGACGGCCCGGGCCGGGTCGACGTCGATCAGCGCGAGCCCGAGGTTGCTGAGAATCGCCGAACGGTCCGGATCCCCGGCGGGCGTGAGCGCCGCGGCCCGCTCGAGGGCCGCCACCGCCGCGCGCAGGTCGGCGGGCAGGTCGGTGGCCCGGAACCGGCGCAGCGACGCCGCGCCGTGCTCGACCAGCCGCGGCGCCACGCGCGCGTTCCGTTGCGCCCGCGCACCCAGCACGTCACGGCTTGCTCGCCGAACTGCCGGCTTCGCCGCCATCTCCACCGTCCTCCGCAGTGGTTAGCCTGACGATACCGGCCGGTGGTGGCAGGGAGGGGTCAGCGATCATGCCGTCCGATCTGGGTGATCTTGCGACCCGGCTTGTGGCTGTGGTCAATGCCGCGACGTGGGCGGAGATGCGGCGCCTGCTGGAGGCCGACCCGGAGCTCAGCAGCCCTGCGGCCGTGGCGGTTGTGGACGGCTGGGCCGATCAGGTGCGGGACGACCCGGAGTCCGCCGGGAAGCTGCGGGAGTATCGCGACATGCTGCGCGAGTGCGGCGAGCAAGGCGTCGCGGCGTACTTCGATGAGCAGGCCGCGATCCTGGCCGCCGACGAGACGATCACCGGGCTGACCGAGGCGATCGCGATCGTTTCGGCCGGCTCACCGATGCGGGCTGTGTGGGGGAATCAGCTGTTTCTCGCGTACTCCCGCCGCTTCGACGATCGGGGAGATCCGCAGGATCTGCATGCGGCCATCGCGGCCGCCCGGGCCGCAGCCGGTGACCCCGCTACGCCGAGTGAGGTCCGGCCGGGGTTGCTCACCAACCTCGCGGTCGGTCTGCTGGACCGGTTCGCCCTGCTCGCGGAGGATGCCGATCTGCGGGCGGCGATCGACGCCGCCGCGGAAGCGGTCGGCGCCGGTGCGGCCTGCGCCACCTATCCGGAGGCGTTGAGCACCTATGGCCGGGCTTTGCTGGTCCGGGCAGCCCGGGGAGGCGAGCGGGAGCAGTACGAGGAAGGCGCCCAGGTCTTACAGCAAGCGGCTGATCTCTGTCGGGATCCGCTGAACCGCGCGGCCGTGCTCGCCAGTCTCGGCAACGGTCTGTCCGACGTGTTCCTCTACACCGGGGAGCTGGACGTCCTCGACCGAGCAGTGGCCGCGACCACCGAGGCCGTCGACGCCACCCCGGCCGGCTCCGCCGACTGGTGGATCCGGCAGTCCAACCTGGGCGTCGTCCTGCTGACCCGCTACGACCACAGCGGCGACATCGCCGACGCCGACGCGTCGATCGCTGCCCTGCGCCGGGCCGTCGAGACCTGCCCGCCCACGGCTTCCGGCCGGCCCGCGATCATGACCAACCTGGGGCTCGTCCTGGCCGAGCGGCACGAACGGTTCCGTGATCCGGCGGATCTGGATGCCGCGCTGGCCGCGTTCGAGGAGGCGGTCGACGGGACGCCGGAGACCGGGATCCACCGGCCGATGGTGCTGAGCAATCTCGGCGGCGGCCTGATCGACCGGTACCACGAGCGCGGCGGCCCGGCCGACCTGGACCGGGCGATCCGGTGCTTCGAGCAGGCTCTCAGCGGCAGCGGGCTGGACTGGGCCACCCGGGCGGCGACCAGCCACAATCTCGGCCGGGCGCTGCTCGATCGATACGACCGGGACAGCGCCCCCGCCGACCTGGAGCAGGCGGCCGAGGCGGTACGGGCGGCGGTCGCGGCGACCCCGGACGGCTCGCAACGGCTGCCCGGGTGGCTCAGCAGCCTCGCCGAGGTGCTGGGACGCCGGGAACGGACCGCCGACGAATCCGACACGGCCGCGCGGCGGGCGATCGAGCTGGGCAGCGAGGTCGACCTGGCCACCGCGCTGCGGTCGGCCCTGGAGTGGGGCGAGCGGGCCGCACGGCACGGACGTCACCGGGTCGCGGTCGACGCGCTCACCGCGGGCGTCACCGTGCTGGAGCGGCTGGTTCGCACCCAGGGCCTGCGCCGGCAGAAGGAGACGTGGCTGCGGGACGCCGTCATGCTCGGGCCGCGGCTCGCGTACGCCGCGGCCGCGGACGGCGCGCCGGTCACCGCGGTCACCGGTCTCGAACGGTGCCGGGCGGTGCTGCTCAGTGAGGCGCTCGAACGGAATCCGGCGGTCCTGCGGCAGCTCACCGCCGACGGGCACGGGGAGCTTGCGGCCCGTTTCACGGCCGCGAGCGGCCGCCTGGATCCGTGAGACGGGCCCGGACGGCGTCCGCGTCCGGGTGCCGGAGGTCGTCGAGGATCTGCACCGCGCGGGTCCAGGCGCGCCGGGCGCCGTCGCGGTCGCCGGCTCCGGCGTGGGCGTCGCCGAGGGCGGCCAGGGCGTCGCCCTCGTCGTAGCGGTCGCCGAACTCGGCGTACAGCTCGATCGCCTCGCGGTAGCAGGCCGCGGCCCGGTCGTAGCGGCCCAGCTGGTGGTACGCACGTCCCATGCTGTCCAGGGTGTCGCCCTCGTCGAACCGGTCGCCGATCTCGCGCAGCAGGGACAGGCCGCGGGAGCAGTAGTCCAGCGCTGCCTCGTGTTCGCCCAGCCGGGAGTGGAACCATCCGATGGCGTTGAGCGCCCGGGCCTCCCCGGTCCGGTGGCCGCCCGCCCGGAAGAGCTCCAGTGCCGTGTGGACCTCCGGCAGCGCCTCCCGGTAGCGGCCCTGGCAGTCGAGGATCCAGGCGATGGTGCGATGCACGTGCCCCATCCCGGTGTGTTCGCCGAGGCGTTCATAGCGGGCGAGCGCGGCCAGCAGATGCTGGCACGCTTCTTCGAAGCGGTTCAAACGGATGTACGCGTACGCCAGACACCCCCGGATCACCGCCTCGCCGCGCGGATCGCCGAGGCGCATCGTCGCCCGCAGCGCCTCCTCCTGCACCACGGCTGCGTCGTGCCAGTGGCACTCCCGGTCCATGAACTGGGTCAGCGTCCACGCCAGTTGCCAGGCGTAGGTGTCGAGCCCTTCGCGGACCGCCTGGCGCAGCATGGCCTGCAGCACCGGTTCCTCGGCGCTGAACCAGGCGAGCGCGGCCTGGTGATGGGCCGGCGACCCGGCCCGGACCCCGGACGCGGCGGGTTCCAGCGTGATCGGGTCGTCGCGGTGGGCGTTGAGCATCCGGTCGGCGGCGTACGCCGTGTGCAGATAGTGGTCGAGGACCCGACGCAGGGCCGCACGCCGTTCCGAGGGTGACTCCTGTGCTTCGGTGAGCTCGGCCGCGTACGCCCGGAGTAGGTCGTGCAGAGCGAACCGGCCGGGCGCCCGTTCGGTGATCAGATGGGCCCGGGCCAGCTCGCCGAGCCGCGCGGTGACCGAGGCGACCGGCTCCCCGGCCAGCCCGGCCGCGGCCAGCGCCGAGATCTCCGGCCCCGAGTGCAGGCCCAGCAGCCGGAACAGGCGCGCGCCGTCCGGGCTCAGCCGCCGGTACGAGCAGGCGAACACGGCGCGCACGTCGGTGGCGAGATCACCGGCATCGAAGACGTCGAGCCGGCCGCGCGCCTGGTCCAGTTCCTGCGCCACCGCCGCCAGCGAGAAGTGCGGATGGGCGGCGGCCCGCGCGGTCACCACCGACAGCGCCAGGGGCAGCCGGGCGCAGCGCGCGATGATCTCATCGGCCCGGTCCGGCTCGGCCTTCACCCGCGCCGCGCCGATGCGGCGGGTCAGCAGGTGCCGCGCCTCGCCGTCCGACATCAGACCCACCGGCACGGTACGGGCGCCGTCGATCGCCACCAGGCTGAGCAGCTGATTTCGGCTGGTGACGACGGTACGACTGTCGTCCGACCCGGGCAGCAGCGGCCGGATCTGGTCGGCGTCGCGCGCGTTGTCCAGGACGACGAGGACCCGCTTGCCCGCGAGGGTGCTGCGGAACAGCGCCGCCTGCTCGTCCACGTCCGGGCCGAGCCGGTCGGGTGGCACGGCGAACGCCTGCAGGAAGCCGCGGACCGCCCGGCCGGGATCGACGGCCGGGCCGGTCGGGTCGAACCCGCGCAGGTTGATGTAGAGCTGGCCGTCGGGGAACTTCTCGCGTACCCGATGAGCCCAGGTCACCGCCAGGGTGGTCTTGCCGACGCCGGCGGTGCCGGTGATCGCGACGACGGCGGCCGTGCCGTTCAGCAGCGCGTCGAGGTGTTCCAGCTCGGCTTCGCGCCCGACGAAGTCCGGTGGCGTGTGCGGTAGCTGTGCCGGCACCGGGGCACCGGGCGGCTTGACGCCGGCCGGCGCCTGCGCGGCTTCCGGCACCAGCTCCGGGTCGCCGGCGAGGATGCGCTGGTGCAGGCGTTGCAGCGGGGGCGCGGGTTCGACGCCGAGTTCCTCGCGCAGGTCCCGGCGGACCCGTTGGAACACGGTGAGGGCGTCGGCCCGGCGCCCGTCCCGGAAGAGGGCCAGCATGAGCAGCTCGGAGAGCCGTTCGCGCAGCGGATGATCGGCGACAAGGCGGCGCAGCTCGTCGATCAGGGCCGGATCTGCGCCGACCTCCAGATCGAACGCGATGCGCTCCTGGACCACCGTGAGCTGCCGGTCGGCAAGCCGGTCCCGCTCGGCGTCGAGCAGCGGGCCGGACAGGCCGTTGCACAGCGGACCGCGCCACAGCTGCAAGCCGTCGCGCAGCTCCGCCGCCGCCGTCTTGATGTCACCGGCGTCGCGGGCGGTCTTCGCGCGCTGCACCGCAGATTCGAAGTCGGCGAGGTCCAGGGTGTCGCCGGTGAGAACCAGCCGGTAGCCGCCGGTCGTCCAGGTCAGCCGGCTGTCGGTGGCGCGTGCGAGCCGCTTCGGCTCCAAGCAGCGGCGCAGCGCCGAGACGTGCCGCTGGATCAGGTTGACGGCCGAGCCCGGCGGGGCGTCGCCCCACACCGCGTCGATCATCGCGTCCAGTCCGATCGGACGGCCGCCCTGCAGCAGAAGCACGGCCAGCACGACCTGCTGCTGCAACGGGCCCAGGGCGACCGGCTGCCGATCCCGCCAGACGCAGAGCGGGCCGAGGACGGCGTAGCGCAGCCCGCTCATGTCCCGGCCCGGGGAGTGCAGCGGTCGCTGTACCGGCCGGTGCAACGCCGAAGGACACGATCGCGTGCATCGATCCGGGACGACGGGCGTTCCGGAGGGAGAGGAGACACATCATGCCCAGCACTCTGCAGAACCGCGTGGTCGGCGGCCTGGCTCTCGGCACCGCCCTGTTGCCGCTGGTCGGCCGGGCGATGGCCGCGCCGCGCGGATACACCGCCCCGACCGCTGACAGCAACGCCCGGCTGGCCGAGATGGCCGGTGACGGCGACGGCTGGTACGCCGCCGCGAGTTCGACCCCGCCCGCCACCACCTGCTCGATCAACGCCTCCGCGGTGGCGTTCGTGCAGTCGGTGGAGACCGGCGACGGCACGTTCGTGCGCAGCCTGGCGGCACAGATCAACGCCGACATCCACAATCCGTACGTCTTCGTCGGCGTGACCCT is part of the Actinoplanes sp. NBC_00393 genome and harbors:
- a CDS encoding ABC transporter ATP-binding protein, with protein sequence MTDTSTPAIRLTGLRKTFGSVEAVAGIDLAIADGEFFSMLGPSGSGKTTVLRMIAGFELPTAGTVELGGRDVTRLAPFERDVNTVFQDYALFPHLTVMENVEYGLKVRKVAKRERRTRAEEALAKVRLEGFGDRKPAAMSGGQRQRVALARALVNQPKVLLLDEPLGALDLKLREQMQVELKAIQREVGITFVFVTHDQDEALTMSDRVAVFEHGRIAQIGTPEEVYEKPHSSFVAGFVGTSNVFTGDTAKALFSREGAFSVRPEKILLTADGEAGGGTPGTVAEVIYAGPVTRYVVDLDAGSRVVVVSQNVHNGAPLAARAQRVRLSWHDDHVVEIPSKDKETADA
- a CDS encoding FadR/GntR family transcriptional regulator — encoded protein: MGTDRGSVVFTPLDPHSRAETVVRRLTDAITFGLLTDAEQLPSEADLAAQFGVSRVTVREALVALRHRNLLETRRGRGGGSFVRAPADTVLRTRLSELSLPNLQDTGDHYVAIAGAAARLAAQRATPDDVQRIEEETTDRGWPVHRVERAFHLEVAAVAQSARLAREEVRFGTELGTLLWSPVLHGDDPGDPHAEHRAITVAISEGDDDRARRLTEEHIEKAVERLINLHLTLVEP
- a CDS encoding AfsR/SARP family transcriptional regulator, with translation MTEQRPLLMARFLGGFRVTVDDVAVDTGPRRRARQMLAYLLANRRAPVPRDVLADTFWPDAEPEAARNNLHVTLSYIRRALRAAHPGVAVERRFEAYRIAGTATIWTDVEQFARHRSDGAQADRHGDRSAAMRDYEAACQLYDGDFLADDPYAEWAVPVREAVRLDVIDVHARLVEWYVEQRALGPATMLARRLLEIDPCNEAAHQRLMWCYAATGQRHLALSQYHRLVELLWKSLRVPPSARTTELFRELCHPRPERGTRLAS
- a CDS encoding AfsR/SARP family transcriptional regulator; translated protein: MHRPVQRPLHSPGRDMSGLRYAVLGPLCVWRDRQPVALGPLQQQVVLAVLLLQGGRPIGLDAMIDAVWGDAPPGSAVNLIQRHVSALRRCLEPKRLARATDSRLTWTTGGYRLVLTGDTLDLADFESAVQRAKTARDAGDIKTAAAELRDGLQLWRGPLCNGLSGPLLDAERDRLADRQLTVVQERIAFDLEVGADPALIDELRRLVADHPLRERLSELLMLALFRDGRRADALTVFQRVRRDLREELGVEPAPPLQRLHQRILAGDPELVPEAAQAPAGVKPPGAPVPAQLPHTPPDFVGREAELEHLDALLNGTAAVVAITGTAGVGKTTLAVTWAHRVREKFPDGQLYINLRGFDPTGPAVDPGRAVRGFLQAFAVPPDRLGPDVDEQAALFRSTLAGKRVLVVLDNARDADQIRPLLPGSDDSRTVVTSRNQLLSLVAIDGARTVPVGLMSDGEARHLLTRRIGAARVKAEPDRADEIIARCARLPLALSVVTARAAAHPHFSLAAVAQELDQARGRLDVFDAGDLATDVRAVFACSYRRLSPDGARLFRLLGLHSGPEISALAAAGLAGEPVASVTARLGELARAHLITERAPGRFALHDLLRAYAAELTEAQESPSERRAALRRVLDHYLHTAYAADRMLNAHRDDPITLEPAASGVRAGSPAHHQAALAWFSAEEPVLQAMLRQAVREGLDTYAWQLAWTLTQFMDRECHWHDAAVVQEEALRATMRLGDPRGEAVIRGCLAYAYIRLNRFEEACQHLLAALARYERLGEHTGMGHVHRTIAWILDCQGRYREALPEVHTALELFRAGGHRTGEARALNAIGWFHSRLGEHEAALDYCSRGLSLLREIGDRFDEGDTLDSMGRAYHQLGRYDRAAACYREAIELYAEFGDRYDEGDALAALGDAHAGAGDRDGARRAWTRAVQILDDLRHPDADAVRARLTDPGGRSRP